The nucleotide sequence CTGTGTTGGAGCAGCATGTTAGTGCCCAGTGAAACCTGTATGTTCCTGAGCGTGTCTGACATGTCGGTGCCCCCTGGTGGCAGCTCCTCTCAGGCGCAGCGCGCCCTGACGAGCTCCGGGCTCCTCTGGCCGGTGGAAAGAGCTTCTTAGAAGCCGTGCCATGAGCCCAAACCCTGCGCTGTTAATGCCCCTGACCCCCCTGGGGGCGAGGGCGACCAGCCAGGCGCAGGTCTCTTCCTCTGGCCTGACGGGCCATGAAGACCTGCGCCAACCCCCCCCGTGTGCCCTGTGTCGCTACGCTGCCCCCTCGCAGGTACAAGTCCAAGAAGAAGGCCTTCACCAAGTACTGCAAGAAGTGGCAGGACGATGAGGGCAAGAAGCAGCTGGAGAAAGACTTTGCCTCCATGAAGAAGTACTGCCAGGTGGTCCGTATCCTGGCCCACACGCAGGTGGGTCTGGGTGGCTGAGCGTGCTCCTGCTGGGCATCCACACATGCAGAGGTGTTGTCTCAAGTTGGCAGTTTAAGGTAGAAGTGTATTTGTGGACAACATTTCAACGAACGTAGCAGCTGGCTGCTCATCTCCACAGTAGTCTGGGTTGTGTGAGACACATGGCTAATAAACCCAGCTAGCTGCAGTTAGCTTTCACCTTGGTCAACAGATGTCATGCtcttaaaactcattttaaaAGCCACTGAAGGACAGGTCATAAAATTAACTTGTAGATGTTTATAGGACAGATCAAGTGTATTGGGAATGATGACAAGGCCAGTAGCTCCATGCTAACAGCCCCCTGTTTGTCCCCCCCAGATGCGCCTGCTGCCCCTGAGGCAGAAGAAGTCCCACCTGATGGAGGTGCAGCTGAACGGAGGCTCCATCGCCGACAAGGTGGACTGGGCCCGCGAGAAGCTGGAGCAGGCTGTGCCAATCGCCAACGTATTCACACAGGATGAGATGATCGACGTCATCGGGGTCACCAAGGGTCACGGCTACAAGGGTGAGTCTTCAGGAGGAAGTGGGGAGCTGTCAAGTGACTTGTTGGCAGAGTTTCCcatccctggtcctcagggaagccctgcatgttctagatgtttccctctttcaACACATCTGAGCCTAATGCCTTATCaagcagaagcctggtaacggcTTGGGTGTATTGGAGCAGGAAATATCTAGAACAGTGggtctcaaccctggtcctcaagtactcCTGTCCTGTACGtgttagatgtttccctgctccaacacacctgattgaaatgaatgggtcgttatgcagaagcctggtaacgacccattcatttgaatcaggtgtgtaggAGCAGGGAAATATAAAAAACGAGCAGGAAAGGGGGTATATAGGACCAGGGTTGAATACCACTGTTCTAGAATATGCAGGGCACCAGGGTTGGGACCCTCTGGCTGTGTCAAAGTGGAGACCACAGGTAGTGTTGGTACAGTGTCGGCGATGAGACCACGGAACACTGCGTCAGGCATGACGCCTGACACGCATGAAGAAACACTCCATGCTGCCTTCCTTCTGAGACGCTTAGTAACATCACACCTCGGCCCTCGccccagagcaggtgtgtgagctGCTGGTGACCTGGTCCTTCTGTCCCCCCCACAGGTGTCACCAGCCGCTGGCACACCAAGAAGCTACCCAGGAAGACCCATCGTGGGCTGAGGAAGGTGGCCTGTATCGGGGCCTGGCATCCTGCCCGTGTGGCCTTCTCTGTGGCCCGTGCTGGGCAGAAGGGCTACCATCACCGTACTGAGATCAACAAGAAGGTACGGAGATGGGTGGGGGTTTATTAAGTAGAATGATCTGTGAGGAAATGAGTCAAAGCAGCCACAAGATCTATTGTTTTTACATGTACAAACTTTGCCCACACCTGTTCCTATGGTAGACTTGAGGGGTAGGTGTGATTTGGTCACGTTCCTCACTGGTACTTCCTGTTCCAGATCTACAAGATCGGCCAGGGCTTCCACACCAAGGATGGCAAGCTGGTGAAGAACAACGCTTCAACCGAGTACGACTTGTCCAACAAGAGCATCAACCCCCTGGTGAGTGCCCTGCTGTTCTGCTGCACCACACCTGGCCCGTGGCCTAGCCTGGCTTGTTTCCTGGCCTAACCTTGCTGTTCTGTTTCCAGGGAGGGTTTGTCCACTACGGAGAGGTGACCAATGACTTCGTCATGCTGAAGGGCTGTGTGATCGGGACCAAGAAGAGAGTGCTGACCCTGCGCAAGGTAAGACCAGCCCTCGTGACACGCACCCCGTCCCTGTGGAGACCTGGCGTCTAACGACAGCTTGTCTCCCCGTCAGTCTCTGCTGGTGCAGTCGAGCCGGCGAGCCTTGGAGAAGATTGACCTCAAGTTCATCGACACCACGTCCAAGTTCGGCCACGGACGCTTCCAGACCATTGAGGAGAAGAAGGCTTTCATGGTGAGGTTCCTCATGGTGCCCACGTGTGAAGCGGTGGtcttcagccctggtcctcggggcccactgtcctgcatggtcAACATGgtttcctgctccaacacacctgcttCTAATGAACTGGTCAttaccaggcttctgcagagcttgatGACGAATCAGGTGTTGGAGCAGggcaacatctaaaacatgcatgacaggtggtccctgaggaccagggttgagaaccacttaTCTAGAACAGTGTGCTGTACCATGTGACCGTCCACGACTCCCTGCACTGTTCGTAACCTGGTTCACTCTCAGTATGAATTTTGGGTTCCATTCCAGTGCTATATGAATCCACCCAGTGAGGCAGGGGAGTTGTCTGCCTGTGCTGTCTCCCTGTTCACTCTCTGGGTACACGTCTGTTAGCGCCTGGCTGCAGAGCATCATGCTTGTTTGCATCATGCCtgaccacctctcctctctctccacagggaCCACTCAAAAAGGATCGCATCTCCAAGGAAGAGACCGCCTGAGATCTCGTTGGGACCTGTCTGTTTACGCAGGACGTCAGATTTCAATAAAAGACCAAAACAAAGTCACTAGTCTGTCTTTAATCCAGAAGGTCATCATGACAATCTGTTCTTGTGACCATGTGGTTGACAAGGTACAGGGATGTATGCCCCCATGTTCAGGCTCAGTAGCTGGGTGCTGGTCAGGGATGGCCTTGTAGCTGGGTGCTGGTCAGATGGCCTTGTAGCTGGTCAGATGGCCTTGTAGCTGGGTGCTGGTCAGATGGCCTTGTAGCTGGGTGCTGGTCAGCATGTTGGAAAGCTGCAGATGACAGCTTGGTCAATAATGAATCCAGCAGGTGAGCTGGTGTGGGTTCAGAGTGGCTGGTGTGGGTTCAGAGTGGCTGGTGTGGGTTCAGAGTGGCTGGTGTGGATTCAGAGTGGCTGGTGTTGCATGAGACGGCTGATTCTGAGCTTGATTCATGTAAGGCAGCAGTGCTGTGCAGTTAACTAGCTGTAGGACTTGTGCTGGTAACCTTCACTTGTCCTCAGGAGAAACTAAGCATGAGTGCTGGTCAACACATCTGGGTTTTGACAGACCAAATCCCCACAACTAGGAATGTAGACATTCAGTGTATTCAAATGTTATATCTgtcaaatgggcagtgtagtagACTGAATTGGCACATTTCAGAAGGGTCTTAAGTAAAGGCTGGTGTTATGGAGAAATGCTGCCTTGTCTAAGTGGCTGCATGTCCTTGTTCTCATGCTTTTCTTCAGCTGACTAGAACTTTCTAAGCTACTGTTTGGTAATTAAGCTTCACCATTCTCTGACTCATCACTGCAAAAACTGCTTTCAGCAGGTAACGATCAGGACCCCAAGGGGCCTCAGGCCACGGAGCTGTCCCACAACGCCTGTCAGATCTCTGCATAATATTCTGCACTCGATGCTAAAATGAGGATTTTCACAAGTTTTCAAGGTCTCTGCCTCCTTCAACCTGAAGTCTTTCAAGTCACTTGTCTTTGTTCCAGGGTTTCTGAGTTCCTCAACTTCCAGCAACTAGATATGTTTCTGTAATCAACATCCAACTAATAAGTAATACCAAGTAATATTTTACCATTATAAATTGATACAGCAACATTGCCTACAAACAGGGCTGGAGTTCATACAGGCTGTGTccctgggagagaggatgggaggcagagctgggctgtgtttccctgggagagagagaggaaggggaggctgagctgggctgggtctccctgggagagaggatgggaggcagaGCTGGGCTGCATTTccctgggagagagggtggaaagcTGGGCTGGGTCTccctgggagagagggtggaagggaggcATAGCTGGGCTGTGTCCGTTGCTGGAGGGGCAGTCATGGAGACGGTCCTGCTGTTATGTAACAGGGGCAGTGACCCTCCTCactgcagagaagagagagccagCCTCTACCACAACCACAGCGCTCTTTAcataagtcccccccccccctccactgtcAACGCTGCTGAGACGTCACCCTTCGGATTTGATGACAGTCCGTAAGGCCCGTTATCTAGCTCCTGTTCCCAGGCAGGTGAAGTGGAGGTGACACTGTTTCTCTAAGAAGCTCAG is from Osmerus mordax isolate fOsmMor3 chromosome 3, fOsmMor3.pri, whole genome shotgun sequence and encodes:
- the rpl3 gene encoding 60S ribosomal protein L3, which produces MSHRKFSAPRHGSLGFLPRKRSRRHRGKVKSFPKDDPSKPVHLTAFLGYKAGMTHIVREVDRPGSKVNKKEVVEAVTIVETPPMIVVGVVGYVETPRGLRSFKTIFAEHVSDECKRRFYRNWYKSKKKAFTKYCKKWQDDEGKKQLEKDFASMKKYCQVVRILAHTQMRLLPLRQKKSHLMEVQLNGGSIADKVDWAREKLEQAVPIANVFTQDEMIDVIGVTKGHGYKGVTSRWHTKKLPRKTHRGLRKVACIGAWHPARVAFSVARAGQKGYHHRTEINKKIYKIGQGFHTKDGKLVKNNASTEYDLSNKSINPLGGFVHYGEVTNDFVMLKGCVIGTKKRVLTLRKSLLVQSSRRALEKIDLKFIDTTSKFGHGRFQTIEEKKAFMGPLKKDRISKEETA